One segment of Methylotenera versatilis 79 DNA contains the following:
- the gor gene encoding glutathione-disulfide reductase: MSTYTPTTQYDYDLFVIGAGSGGVRAARMAAGLGAKVAIAEDRYFGGTCVNVGCVPKKLYVYASQFSESFAAAAGFGWKVGDSAFTWSNLVASKDKEINRLQSVYDKLLRDSQVFVLNGRATLVGAHTVKVGDNTYTAERILVATGGWPFVPEVEGKEHIVTSNEIFNLPVLPKQMVIVGGGYIAVEFAGILHGLGVDVTIFERGAKVLRGFDEDIRDFLIAEMTKKGIKFMFNTSVDKINLDCEGLSVHTTNGETVAAELVMYATGRVPNSKNIGLEALGVTLDAVGAIKVNADYQTNVPSIYALGDVTNRVNLTPVATSEGMALVNKLYAAHDKKVDYDNIPTAVFSQPSIGTVGLTEAQALAKYPADIDIYKADFKPMKNTLSGSSERTLMKMVVVRSTDKVVGMHMVGPDAGEIIQGFSVAIRAGATKAVFDSTIGIHPTAAEEFVTMRKPAVSF, translated from the coding sequence TTGTCTACATACACTCCAACAACTCAATACGATTATGATCTATTTGTAATAGGCGCAGGCTCTGGCGGCGTACGTGCGGCACGCATGGCAGCTGGCTTGGGCGCAAAAGTCGCGATTGCAGAAGACCGCTATTTTGGCGGTACTTGTGTGAATGTGGGTTGCGTACCTAAAAAATTGTACGTGTATGCATCACAATTCTCTGAGAGTTTTGCTGCGGCGGCTGGTTTTGGCTGGAAAGTAGGCGACTCTGCATTTACTTGGTCAAATTTAGTGGCCAGTAAAGATAAAGAAATCAATCGCTTACAAAGCGTTTACGATAAATTGTTACGTGACAGCCAAGTGTTTGTGCTAAATGGTCGCGCGACATTGGTAGGCGCGCATACTGTAAAAGTAGGCGATAACACATATACGGCAGAACGTATTTTAGTCGCTACTGGTGGCTGGCCATTCGTACCAGAAGTTGAAGGCAAAGAACATATTGTTACTTCAAATGAGATTTTTAATTTACCTGTGTTGCCTAAACAAATGGTGATTGTTGGCGGCGGGTATATTGCCGTGGAATTTGCTGGTATTTTGCATGGCTTGGGCGTGGATGTAACGATTTTTGAGCGTGGTGCTAAAGTATTGCGCGGTTTTGATGAGGATATTCGCGACTTCTTAATCGCAGAGATGACCAAAAAAGGCATCAAGTTTATGTTTAACACCAGCGTAGACAAGATTAATTTGGATTGCGAAGGTTTAAGTGTACACACCACAAATGGTGAAACCGTCGCGGCTGAGTTGGTCATGTACGCTACTGGTCGTGTGCCTAATAGTAAAAATATAGGACTTGAGGCATTAGGTGTGACGCTGGATGCAGTGGGTGCGATTAAAGTGAATGCTGACTATCAAACCAATGTGCCGTCTATCTATGCACTGGGCGATGTGACCAATCGCGTGAATTTAACACCGGTGGCGACATCTGAAGGTATGGCTTTAGTGAACAAGCTGTATGCGGCACACGATAAAAAAGTGGATTACGATAATATTCCAACCGCTGTATTCAGCCAGCCTAGTATTGGTACTGTTGGTCTAACCGAGGCGCAAGCTTTGGCAAAATATCCAGCGGATATTGATATTTACAAAGCTGATTTTAAGCCAATGAAAAATACATTATCAGGTAGCAGCGAGCGCACACTCATGAAAATGGTAGTGGTGCGCAGTACAGATAAAGTCGTTGGTATGCATATGGTAGGGCCAGATGCAGGTGAGATTATTCAAGGTTTTTCTGTAGCGATTCGTGCAGGTGCAACAAAAGCAGTATTCGATAGCACTATCGGCATACACCCGACTGCGGCTGAAGAGTTTGTGACAATGCGTAAACCTGCAGTGTCATTTTAG
- a CDS encoding peroxiredoxin, whose translation MARVPNVTFKTRVRDESIGGENPFRWQDVTSDDIFKGKKVVIVALPGAFTPTCSSTHLPGYEAKFAEFKAAGVDDIYCVSVNDAFVMFQWGKNLGVKNVKMLPDGNGDFTRGMNMLVKKNNLGFGDRSWRYSALVVDGEVKQVFAEAGKSDDFGDDPFEVSDADTMLNYLKK comes from the coding sequence ATGGCAAGAGTACCAAACGTAACTTTTAAAACCCGTGTTCGCGATGAGAGCATTGGCGGCGAGAACCCATTCCGTTGGCAAGATGTAACATCTGACGACATTTTTAAAGGCAAAAAAGTGGTGATTGTTGCGCTTCCAGGTGCGTTTACACCAACTTGTTCAAGCACACATTTACCAGGCTATGAAGCTAAATTTGCTGAATTTAAAGCGGCTGGTGTTGATGATATTTACTGCGTAAGCGTGAATGACGCCTTTGTGATGTTTCAATGGGGTAAAAACCTTGGCGTTAAAAACGTGAAAATGTTGCCAGATGGTAACGGTGATTTCACACGTGGCATGAATATGTTAGTGAAGAAAAACAACCTTGGTTTCGGTGACCGTTCATGGCGCTATTCAGCATTAGTAGTAGACGGCGAAGTGAAACAAGTTTTCGCTGAAGCTGGTAAATCTGATGATTTTGGTGATGATCCATTTGAAGTTTCTGATGCAGACACGATGTTGAATTATTTGAAAAAATAA
- the radC gene encoding RadC family protein: MAIRDWPAAERPREKLVELGAEALSDAELLAIFLRVGVVGKSAVDLARDLLTQFGSLNGIFSASESELSQVHGIGASKYVQLQAIFEMSRRALTEQLQQKDVFESPKQVHDYLVLKLGNLNKEVFLVLFLDAQNRLQASEQMFSGTLTETSVYPREVVKRAMHHNAAGVIFAHNHPYGIAKQSQADELITKQLKQALALVDVKVLDHFIVAGNHTMSFVERGLL, encoded by the coding sequence ATGGCAATAAGAGATTGGCCTGCGGCAGAACGGCCGCGTGAAAAATTGGTTGAACTGGGCGCAGAAGCGTTGTCAGATGCTGAGTTACTGGCGATTTTTTTACGTGTAGGAGTAGTGGGCAAAAGTGCGGTGGATTTAGCGCGCGATTTGCTTACGCAATTTGGCAGTTTGAATGGAATATTCAGTGCAAGTGAATCTGAATTAAGCCAAGTGCATGGCATTGGCGCTAGTAAATATGTGCAATTACAAGCGATATTTGAAATGAGCCGCCGCGCATTAACCGAGCAGTTGCAACAAAAAGATGTGTTCGAATCGCCAAAACAAGTACATGATTATTTAGTGTTAAAACTAGGTAATCTGAATAAAGAAGTATTTTTAGTATTGTTTTTAGATGCACAAAATCGTTTACAGGCCAGTGAACAGATGTTTAGCGGCACGCTGACAGAAACCAGCGTTTACCCGCGCGAAGTAGTGAAACGTGCGATGCATCATAATGCCGCGGGTGTTATTTTTGCGCACAATCATCCTTATGGCATCGCGAAACAAAGTCAGGCTGATGAGTTGATCACCAAACAACTTAAACAGGCTTTAGCGTTGGTGGATGTAAAAGTATTGGATCATTTTATTGTGGCGGGAAATCACACTATGTCTTTTGTAGAGCGCGGATTGCTTTGA
- the coaBC gene encoding bifunctional phosphopantothenoylcysteine decarboxylase/phosphopantothenate--cysteine ligase CoaBC: protein MSANKKPILRKLVLGITGGIAAYKAAELVRLLVKSDIDVQVVMTEAACQFITPVTMQALSGKPVFTGMWDSSVNNGMPHIELSREADAILIAPASADFLAKLVHGRADDLLSTLCLARDCPLLVAPAMNKQMWENPATQRNITQLITDGITILGPDSGEQACGEIGLGRMLEAENLLEALTTYFTPKLFADKRILITAGATLEMIDPVRAITNLSSGKMGYALAKTATDMGAIVTLISGATAINAPENVTNIRATSADAMYQAVMQNISTQDIFISVAAVADYTPVDTLAQKIKKTDYLTEKPLSLNLKKTKDILADVASLPSPPFCVGFAAESEHLIEYASQKRIAKKLPLIVANEVISALGSDDNQVTLIDEKGIHPLPRAHKTEVAKRILMHISSLL from the coding sequence ATGAGTGCAAATAAAAAACCAATATTACGTAAACTTGTTTTAGGCATAACAGGCGGCATCGCTGCTTATAAGGCTGCAGAGTTGGTGCGATTGTTAGTGAAATCAGACATTGATGTGCAAGTGGTAATGACGGAAGCGGCTTGCCAATTTATTACGCCAGTTACTATGCAAGCGCTATCTGGCAAACCTGTTTTTACGGGCATGTGGGATAGCAGCGTTAATAACGGCATGCCACATATTGAATTAAGTCGCGAAGCAGATGCGATTTTAATTGCACCTGCCAGTGCCGATTTTCTAGCAAAACTGGTGCATGGTCGTGCGGATGATTTATTGTCTACTTTATGTTTGGCAAGAGATTGCCCGCTTTTAGTTGCACCTGCGATGAATAAACAAATGTGGGAAAACCCCGCCACGCAACGCAATATCACCCAATTAATCACTGATGGCATCACTATTTTAGGACCTGATTCAGGCGAACAAGCGTGTGGCGAAATAGGCTTGGGCCGTATGTTAGAAGCCGAGAATCTATTAGAGGCATTAACCACATATTTCACCCCAAAATTATTTGCTGACAAACGCATATTAATTACGGCAGGCGCTACGCTTGAAATGATCGACCCTGTGCGCGCCATCACTAATTTAAGTAGTGGGAAAATGGGCTACGCTTTGGCAAAAACCGCAACAGATATGGGTGCAATTGTGACGTTAATCAGTGGCGCAACCGCAATTAACGCGCCTGAAAATGTAACGAATATTCGCGCAACCAGTGCCGATGCCATGTATCAAGCTGTTATGCAAAATATTTCTACACAGGATATTTTTATCAGCGTTGCCGCCGTTGCTGATTACACGCCAGTGGATACGCTTGCGCAAAAAATCAAGAAAACTGATTATTTAACTGAGAAACCACTGAGTTTGAATCTAAAGAAAACTAAAGATATTTTGGCAGATGTTGCCAGTTTACCAAGCCCTCCATTTTGCGTGGGTTTTGCGGCAGAAAGTGAACACTTAATTGAATACGCTAGCCAAAAACGTATTGCCAAAAAACTGCCATTGATCGTGGCGAACGAGGTGATAAGCGCATTAGGCAGCGATGATAATCAAGTGACATTAATTGATGAAAAAGGCATTCACCCATTGCCGCGCGCGCATAAAACTGAAGTTGCAAAACGCATTTTGATGCACATATCTAGTTTGTTGTAA
- a CDS encoding TonB-dependent receptor family protein, whose protein sequence is MSVRHAYLNTRLKFKLIPLAILSAFSYSPTSFAEDESKKVIQLAPIVVTGTRVEQNSFDLPIAIDVVDQEDIQAGQLQMTLSESLIRIPGITAQNRTQSAQDPQISSRGFGSRSSFGVRGVRVYVDGIPLTMPDGQGQPGVVDLSAIKSIEVMRGPFSALYGNSSGGVIQLFTEDAPKTPEIGATVMFGSYDTKRQSLEAAGKADGVEYLLNFSNFESDGYRDNSESNKQQATAKFKFNISDVTKITTLINWFDQEAQDPLGLDRARAFNSNTRDSVVPAVDFANTSVKRDHTQIGFNIEHAFNENNKITFTPYVGNRNNAQILTTTANATTRATTSARLSEIEREFYGMDARWDNKGSLGAMPYNISLGLTYGKQTDDRLDTNTLSLGNPVNQLNRREENIASNFDQYIQGKLGITDKIDIHAGARRTKVKLEVDDDLALNGDNSGTVEYQKTTPVIGAIWKVTPTFNLYTNFGKGFETPTFVEAAFDNVSNNVASKPNLALKPSESNNYEVGAKAIIADNTLVNLALFKTTTNDEIVTALTNAGRSSFTNASKTARKGIELSIDSSFANDIGTYFSYTLLDAEFKDNFSYTTIANNVTTTRTVLAGNKIPGTYRSQIYGEISWKYQPLGFSTAIEGRYNSKVYVNDLNADTANSYAIFNVRAGFKQNLEHWSFAEYIRVENIFDKEYIGSVRVNDGNNLFFEPAADRNYLLGLSASYKF, encoded by the coding sequence ATGTCTGTACGCCACGCCTATCTTAATACTCGCCTCAAATTCAAACTTATTCCGCTAGCCATATTGTCTGCATTTAGTTATTCACCAACCAGTTTTGCGGAAGATGAGTCGAAAAAAGTCATTCAACTTGCCCCCATAGTGGTAACTGGTACACGTGTCGAACAAAACAGTTTTGATTTGCCGATTGCGATTGATGTAGTCGATCAAGAAGATATTCAAGCTGGCCAATTACAAATGACGCTATCTGAAAGTTTAATTCGCATTCCAGGCATCACTGCACAAAACCGTACACAGTCTGCGCAAGACCCACAAATCTCAAGCCGCGGTTTTGGCTCACGCTCAAGCTTTGGCGTGCGTGGCGTACGCGTTTATGTAGACGGCATTCCATTAACCATGCCAGATGGTCAAGGTCAGCCTGGCGTTGTAGATTTATCTGCAATCAAAAGTATAGAGGTCATGCGCGGGCCATTTTCTGCACTTTACGGCAATTCGTCTGGCGGTGTAATCCAACTATTTACAGAAGATGCACCTAAAACACCAGAAATCGGCGCAACCGTTATGTTTGGTAGTTACGATACAAAGCGTCAGTCATTAGAAGCTGCAGGCAAAGCAGATGGCGTAGAGTATTTACTCAACTTTTCTAACTTTGAAAGCGATGGTTATCGTGACAATAGCGAAAGTAATAAACAACAAGCCACTGCAAAATTCAAATTTAACATCAGTGACGTTACAAAAATCACCACTCTTATTAACTGGTTTGATCAAGAAGCACAAGATCCACTAGGCCTTGATAGAGCAAGAGCATTTAATAGCAACACGCGTGATTCCGTAGTACCTGCTGTAGATTTTGCTAACACCAGCGTTAAAAGAGATCACACACAAATTGGATTCAATATAGAACATGCATTTAACGAAAACAATAAGATTACTTTTACGCCTTACGTAGGCAACCGAAATAATGCACAAATTTTAACAACTACAGCAAATGCTACCACTCGCGCAACCACCAGTGCGCGCCTGAGTGAAATTGAACGAGAGTTTTATGGCATGGATGCTCGCTGGGATAACAAAGGCTCACTTGGTGCGATGCCATATAATATTAGCTTGGGTCTTACCTACGGAAAACAAACTGATGACCGTTTAGATACTAATACTCTCAGTCTTGGTAACCCTGTTAATCAGCTAAATCGTAGAGAAGAGAATATTGCTAGTAATTTTGATCAATACATTCAAGGTAAATTAGGCATTACAGACAAAATAGACATTCATGCGGGCGCACGACGCACTAAAGTAAAGCTTGAGGTTGACGATGATCTTGCCCTTAATGGAGATAATAGCGGTACTGTTGAGTATCAAAAAACGACGCCTGTCATTGGCGCTATATGGAAAGTTACCCCTACGTTTAATCTGTATACAAACTTTGGTAAAGGTTTTGAAACGCCCACTTTTGTTGAAGCCGCATTTGATAACGTAAGTAACAATGTTGCAAGCAAACCAAATTTGGCACTAAAACCATCAGAAAGTAATAATTATGAAGTGGGGGCAAAAGCCATTATTGCTGACAACACACTTGTCAATTTAGCTTTATTTAAAACCACCACAAATGATGAAATCGTTACTGCATTGACCAATGCTGGTCGCTCGTCTTTTACAAATGCCAGCAAAACAGCGCGTAAAGGCATTGAGCTATCAATCGACTCTTCATTTGCTAATGATATTGGCACTTATTTTTCTTACACTTTATTAGATGCAGAGTTTAAAGATAATTTCTCATACACAACCATCGCAAATAATGTAACCACAACTCGCACTGTTTTAGCAGGAAACAAAATTCCAGGTACTTATCGCAGCCAAATTTATGGTGAAATTAGTTGGAAATATCAGCCATTAGGCTTTAGCACCGCCATTGAAGGCCGTTACAACAGTAAAGTATATGTTAATGATTTGAATGCCGACACTGCCAACTCTTACGCGATCTTCAACGTACGTGCAGGATTTAAACAAAACTTAGAGCACTGGAGTTTTGCAGAATATATTCGTGTAGAAAACATATTTGATAAAGAATATATTGGTTCTGTAAGAGTAAATGATGGCAACAATCTATTCTTTGAACCAGCGGCAGATAGAAACTATTTATTAGGGCTAAGTGCCAGCTATAAATTCTAG
- the dut gene encoding dUTP diphosphatase, with protein MSISVDLKILDNRLHHMMPSYATQGSAGLDLRACIEHTQTIQPNETVMIPTGMAIHIDNTYYAALILPRSGLGHKHGIVLGNLVGLIDSDYQGQLLVSCWNRGKEAFILNPMERIAQLVIVPVVQAEFHVVDEFTESDRGEGGFGSTGKH; from the coding sequence ATGTCCATTTCAGTCGATTTAAAAATTTTAGATAACCGCCTGCATCATATGATGCCAAGTTACGCTACGCAAGGTTCTGCAGGGCTTGATTTGCGTGCGTGCATTGAACACACGCAAACTATTCAGCCCAATGAAACAGTGATGATTCCTACTGGCATGGCGATTCATATCGATAACACTTATTACGCCGCGTTAATTTTGCCGCGCTCTGGGCTTGGCCACAAACACGGCATTGTTTTGGGTAACTTGGTAGGGTTAATCGATTCAGATTACCAAGGTCAATTGCTAGTTTCCTGTTGGAACCGCGGTAAAGAGGCGTTTATTTTGAATCCGATGGAACGTATCGCGCAATTAGTCATTGTGCCGGTAGTGCAGGCAGAGTTTCATGTGGTGGATGAATTTACAGAAAGTGATCGCGGCGAAGGCGGCTTCGGCAGTACAGGCAAGCACTAA
- the rpmB gene encoding 50S ribosomal protein L28, protein MARVCMVTGKKPMVGNNVSHAQNKTKRRFLPNLQNRKFWVESENRWVSMRITNAALRTIDKNGIDSVLAKLRANGEKI, encoded by the coding sequence ATGGCACGTGTATGTATGGTAACTGGCAAAAAGCCAATGGTGGGCAACAATGTTTCTCACGCACAAAACAAAACAAAACGTCGTTTTTTACCAAATTTACAAAATCGTAAATTTTGGGTTGAATCAGAGAATCGCTGGGTAAGTATGCGCATTACTAATGCTGCATTGCGCACAATTGATAAAAACGGTATTGATTCTGTGTTAGCCAAATTACGCGCTAACGGCGAAAAAATCTAA
- the rpmG gene encoding 50S ribosomal protein L33, with the protein MREKIKLESSAGTGHFYTTTKNKRTMPEKMEIKKFDPVVRKHVIYKETKLK; encoded by the coding sequence ATGCGCGAAAAAATTAAATTAGAGTCAAGTGCTGGTACAGGTCATTTCTATACCACTACAAAAAACAAACGTACTATGCCAGAAAAAATGGAAATCAAAAAATTTGATCCAGTAGTACGTAAACATGTGATTTACAAAGAAACAAAACTTAAATAA
- a CDS encoding mechanosensitive ion channel family protein has product MNNEIFLIWQEIQADLSTSVVLWQLAIIMAAVAIAHGINGMLRKYVMEHAPLHWKIAIGSINRVLFPLTSLILILVGQLILEHWQHIGLLKLANRLFLAMAAIRLIVYFMRYIFTGAWLKTLENVAAWTIWGLLALHLTGLLPQIMDSLASVQFSIGKNPVNLLLIIQGLFTIVITIFIALWISRLFENKLMRAEQVNMNMRVVLTKLIRIVLLFVAILIALSAVGLDITLLSVFGGALGVGLGFGLQKIASNYVSGFIILLDKSMQIGDVIAVDKHYGVVHDLRSRYMVLNKLDGTNVIIPNETLITTAVVNHSLMEHKGRVQINFTISYDSPIELAVQLTREIALKHSRVLEMPAPVAFIRGFGEQGAELVLTVWIADPEKGASSLQSALYLDVWKASKLHAIRFVKPADIKVE; this is encoded by the coding sequence ATGAATAACGAAATTTTCCTTATCTGGCAAGAAATACAAGCAGACTTATCTACATCAGTAGTGCTGTGGCAATTGGCGATTATTATGGCCGCCGTTGCAATCGCGCACGGAATCAATGGCATGTTGCGCAAGTACGTAATGGAACATGCGCCGCTACATTGGAAAATAGCGATAGGCAGTATTAATCGTGTACTTTTTCCACTCACCAGTTTAATTCTCATTTTAGTCGGGCAACTCATACTGGAACATTGGCAGCATATCGGTTTATTGAAACTGGCTAACCGGCTTTTCTTGGCAATGGCAGCCATTCGATTAATTGTGTATTTTATGCGTTATATATTTACGGGTGCCTGGCTTAAAACCTTAGAAAACGTTGCTGCGTGGACAATATGGGGTTTGTTGGCTTTACATTTAACCGGCCTATTACCACAAATCATGGATAGTCTAGCAAGTGTCCAGTTTAGTATAGGTAAGAATCCAGTTAATTTACTGTTGATTATTCAAGGCCTATTTACAATTGTCATTACTATTTTTATTGCTTTGTGGATTAGCCGTCTGTTTGAAAATAAATTGATGCGCGCTGAGCAAGTGAATATGAATATGCGCGTGGTATTAACCAAGCTGATTCGCATTGTATTGTTATTTGTCGCCATATTGATTGCATTATCAGCTGTCGGTTTAGATATTACTTTGCTATCCGTTTTTGGTGGTGCGCTGGGCGTTGGTTTGGGTTTTGGCTTACAAAAAATCGCCAGTAACTATGTCAGCGGATTTATTATTTTATTAGATAAATCTATGCAAATTGGTGATGTGATTGCTGTAGATAAGCATTATGGTGTCGTGCACGATTTGCGTTCGCGTTATATGGTATTGAACAAGCTGGATGGCACAAATGTCATTATTCCCAATGAGACATTAATTACTACTGCGGTGGTGAATCATTCATTGATGGAGCACAAGGGGCGTGTACAGATTAACTTTACCATCAGCTATGACTCTCCCATTGAATTGGCTGTTCAGTTAACACGTGAGATTGCATTAAAACACTCACGTGTGTTGGAAATGCCTGCCCCCGTTGCATTCATAAGAGGGTTTGGCGAGCAAGGTGCAGAGCTTGTATTAACCGTTTGGATAGCCGATCCTGAAAAAGGCGCTAGCAGCTTGCAATCTGCTTTGTATTTGGATGTTTGGAAAGCCTCTAAGCTTCATGCAATTCGTTTTGTGAAACCGGCAGATATTAAAGTTGAGTAA
- the mgtE gene encoding magnesium transporter, producing MTNKNEIKETSKESLGESLKQVITLLDKHKLLESLVHKQDMPKHDLVEQLVHKQNVSELQKKLDALHPADVAYILEALPLDERLKVWELVKAERDGDILLEVSDSVRQSLIADMDSDELLAAAEQLDTDELADLAPDLPKDVLQDLMDSLDSQNRERLQSALSYPDAAVGALMDFDIVTIREDITLEVALRYLRRLASLPDHTDKIFIVDRHDILLGVLPLKTLVVNDLDDIVADVMIADAVVFHPEDVADEAASAFERYDLVTAPVVDRNNKLVGRITVDAVMDYIREESDSDMLSMAGLREEEDFFASVWKSVQNRWAWLAINLITALIASRVIGLFENSIEKIVALAALMPIVAGIGGNSGNQTTTMIVRGLALGQIASHNMQSLIKKELGVALLNGLFWGSVLGLIAYVLYGNYQLGMVMMSAMTLNMLLAAIMGVTIPLVMNRFGRDPAVGSSVLITAMTDSGGFFIFLGLATIFLI from the coding sequence ATGACAAATAAAAATGAAATAAAAGAAACTTCCAAAGAAAGCTTAGGCGAGAGTCTGAAGCAAGTGATTACGCTGCTTGATAAACACAAGCTATTGGAAAGCCTTGTGCATAAACAAGATATGCCAAAACATGATCTCGTCGAACAACTGGTCCATAAACAAAATGTCAGCGAGTTACAAAAAAAATTAGATGCCTTACATCCGGCTGACGTTGCTTATATTTTAGAAGCGTTGCCACTGGATGAGCGTTTAAAAGTTTGGGAGTTAGTAAAAGCCGAGCGTGATGGTGACATCTTATTAGAAGTGTCTGATTCAGTCAGGCAAAGTCTGATTGCAGACATGGATTCAGATGAGCTTTTAGCTGCAGCTGAACAATTAGACACAGATGAACTGGCCGATTTAGCACCTGATCTGCCAAAAGATGTGTTGCAAGACTTGATGGATAGTTTGGATTCGCAAAATCGTGAACGTTTGCAGTCTGCACTTTCTTATCCTGATGCTGCGGTTGGCGCATTAATGGATTTTGATATTGTGACGATTCGTGAGGATATTACTCTAGAAGTCGCATTACGCTATTTACGTCGCTTAGCTAGTTTGCCTGACCATACCGATAAAATCTTCATTGTGGATAGACATGATATTTTGCTCGGTGTACTGCCGCTTAAAACCTTGGTGGTGAATGATTTAGATGACATCGTTGCGGATGTGATGATTGCAGATGCGGTCGTGTTTCATCCAGAAGATGTTGCGGATGAAGCGGCCAGCGCGTTTGAACGTTACGACTTGGTGACGGCGCCGGTCGTTGACCGTAATAATAAGTTAGTTGGCCGTATTACGGTCGATGCCGTGATGGATTATATTCGTGAAGAATCTGATTCTGATATGTTATCTATGGCAGGTTTACGCGAAGAGGAAGACTTTTTCGCATCCGTATGGAAATCCGTGCAAAACCGTTGGGCTTGGTTAGCTATTAATTTAATCACCGCCTTGATTGCTTCTCGCGTGATTGGCTTATTTGAAAACTCCATTGAGAAAATAGTTGCACTGGCGGCATTAATGCCAATCGTTGCAGGTATAGGAGGCAACTCTGGTAACCAAACCACCACAATGATTGTGCGCGGTTTAGCGCTAGGGCAAATCGCTTCACATAATATGCAGTCGCTGATTAAAAAAGAACTTGGCGTTGCGCTGCTAAATGGTTTATTTTGGGGTAGTGTGCTTGGTTTGATCGCATATGTATTGTATGGAAATTATCAATTAGGCATGGTCATGATGTCCGCAATGACACTTAACATGTTATTAGCCGCAATAATGGGTGTAACGATTCCATTGGTGATGAACAGGTTTGGGCGCGATCCTGCAGTAGGCTCAAGCGTATTAATCACAGCGATGACCGATAGTGGCGGCTTTTTTATCTTTTTAGGCTTGGCCACTATTTTCTTAATATAA
- a CDS encoding glutaredoxin family protein gives MLYLYSTSHCHLCELAQTLLTELNVETVNIVEIADDDQLLLEYGIRIPVLKREDTKAELDWPFNSADIALFLR, from the coding sequence ATGCTTTATTTGTATAGCACATCTCATTGCCATTTATGCGAACTAGCGCAAACGTTGCTTACAGAGCTAAATGTTGAAACAGTTAATATCGTTGAAATCGCGGATGACGATCAACTATTATTGGAGTATGGAATACGTATTCCTGTATTAAAACGCGAAGATACAAAAGCAGAATTAGACTGGCCTTTTAATTCAGCAGATATTGCATTATTTTTGCGTTAA
- the rplQ gene encoding 50S ribosomal protein L17, with product MRHGNSNRKLNRTSSHRAAMFRNMSVSLLRHEIIRTTLPKAKELRKYAEPLITLGKDATLANRRLAFSRLRDRDIVGKLFGELGPRYNARNGGYLRILKCGFRNGDNAPMALVELVDRPDTTTEAVSAE from the coding sequence ATGCGTCACGGTAATAGCAATCGTAAATTAAATCGTACCAGCAGCCATCGTGCGGCGATGTTTCGCAACATGTCAGTGTCTTTGTTACGTCACGAAATCATCAGAACAACTTTGCCAAAAGCAAAAGAGTTGCGTAAATATGCAGAGCCATTGATTACATTGGGTAAAGATGCAACTTTAGCAAACCGTCGTTTGGCTTTTAGTCGCTTACGTGACCGTGATATCGTTGGTAAATTGTTTGGCGAACTTGGCCCACGGTACAATGCACGTAATGGCGGTTATTTACGCATCCTTAAATGCGGTTTCCGTAATGGCGACAATGCACCAATGGCTTTAGTAGAATTAGTTGATCGTCCAGATACAACGACTGAAGCAGTTTCTGCAGAATAA